Within the Caldibacillus debilis DSM 16016 genome, the region AGATTCAGGATTTTTTGCCGGATGTCTTCGGATAAGGCATGTGCAGGTTTTCGCCCCCGGTTTTTGTGAATGACTCCGTTTTCATCCTCCTCAAGGACTCGTTTTTTGAGGCGATAAACCTGACGAAGACTTAGCGATAACAATTCGGCAGCTTGTTTTCCCGTGATATACCCTTCGATCCATTGACTAATCACTTTGTAACGCTTCAATTCTTTTTTGCTCAATGGAATTCGCTCCTGTCTCATACTGACATTTTCACTGAAGCGTTACAATATGACAATATCACAGACGAACAACACCCAATTTTGGAGGAAGTTGAATTCAATATGAATGTATTGTAAAATAACAAGTATGCAGAATATCTTCTCTTTTAAAAGAGGTATTCTGCATTTTCGTATGATATAAACTAAAATAAATATTAGAATTTAAAAGTAATCAGTACTTACAATACAAAAGGAGTTGTAAACTCTTGAAACTTATCCCTAAGTTGATTTCATTTGAGAAGGATAAAGAAAATATATTTGTGAAAATATTACTTTGTAATACAGACGATATAAATCTTTCAGCAAAACATTTTCAGTCATTGGTATTTTCTAATTGTGAGTGCCAACTTTTCTTTCCGCTTCATCAAATGGAAAACAATATTCTCGTTTTTCTTATTGACTCAATTGGTATTCAAAAAATTATAGATAGCGGTTTAGTTTGGCGTTTGCAATTAGAAATTAATGCTGATGATGATTTGTTTTTGATAAATGTTGAAAAGGCAGCTGTTGAAAAATATATTGATTCTATCGAAATTAATACAATGAATGATGAAAAGGCAGTCATTAATGTGTATTATCAAAATGATAAAAATATGAATATTATTACAACATTTATTAAAAATGATATTAATTTAATAGAAGTAATTGATAATTTTGAATGTAAAAATGATATCTTAACTTTAGGAGGTAAGTTTATAAAAGCGATAGATAGAGAGTATTTATTATTTGCTGTTCCAATATACAATAAAGCTGATAATAATATTAAAAGTTTTAAATTTATAGTTAACCAAGACAATTTTGTGATTAGCATTCCTATTAATCAGTTATTGGTATCAAGTGAATATTTAATGATGATGGGTTTTGCAAAAAATAAAAGGTATTATATTGCTAATCTACCTTTAAACAAATTTGAAAAAGGGCATTATTTTGTTTATCAAAATAATGCAGAAGCTATTTTTTTAAAAGTTCAAGAGTTGGA harbors:
- a CDS encoding helix-turn-helix domain-containing protein gives rise to the protein MSKKELKRYKVISQWIEGYITGKQAAELLSLSLRQVYRLKKRVLEEDENGVIHKNRGRKPAHALSEDIRQKILNL